From Micromonospora echinospora:
CAACCTCCCGCCAAACGAACGACCTTGATCGATATGTGATCACTTCGCGTCGCTGGCGACAAGTCGGTTCGGCGCCTCACCGAAAACGCCGGTGCCTCAAATGATCCTCGCCGCAGCGGCGACCGCTACCCCCATCGTGGCCCCCCACCATGGGGGTCGACAGCGAGCCCCGTCTTCGAGAGACTTGAGCGGCTCCCGTCGATGGACAAGGAGCGGCATGGTGGGACGTGCTGCATCAGACTGACGCCGAGGCAATTCCCAGAAATGTCAGGCTTAATTCCGCGGGTCGCTCAGCTTAACTGCGCGAGGAACCCACCGGCGTAAAGCAACGGCTACCGCGACCGCGCAAGATCGCCGATCGCCTCCGGCACCCACGTCCGGGGTGTGAAACTGCCGATCCGTAGAGATCGACGCAAGCAAGGGGGTCTGGTTTTCAGGCTGGCCTCGTCGGAGGCCTGCGGAGTTCCGCCGACCACGATGCATGCGGACTTGGCCCACGATTCGAAGGCAGGCTCGGATGCCTATAGCGACGCCCAACACCAAGCTGGAGATGGATGAGTTAGCCAGGCTGGCCGCTCGGTATGAGGTACCAGTCGAGGATGCTGTGCTGATCGCGCTGAACCTATACGGAATCTCGTCGGATATCTGTCAGCACCGAGCTCGAGTGGGCGTAACAATTGCCTCGGTGCCGAGGGTTTCATGGAAGGTGATCGTGCCGCTGAATGCGGCAGGGTCGCCGTTCCGTCTTGTGGATCACGATCTGCATTTGGGACAGCAGCGTATTGGCACTGTCCAGCGGATCGATGCCGACGAGGCGGTTGGAGGCTACTTCCGCGATGGCGGCAGGGCCGCGACGTTGAACCCGAACGCCCGGAGCCGCTGTGTGGGCTGCGCGTTCTGCCCGAACACGCTGGAAGCTGCCGCCGACCCGCGTTTCTCCGAGGAGCGGGAGCTCACCGAACTGCTGGCGGCAATGGTTGAGCAGCACCCGCGCCGGAACTTGAACGAACTCCGCGAGGTGACTGTCTCGACTGGGTGCTTCGAGCGGGAAGACGCCGCCGTTGCTCATCTGGTAGGCCTGCGGGCCGCGCTCGGTTCACAGGGTATCGGCGCCCGGATCGGCTTCCTGACGTCGGTCATCCAGTCCGACGCCGCCTTCGCCGATCTTGCTGCTCGCGTCGCGCCGTTCGTGCTGCGGTTGACGGCCGAGTGCTTCACCCGGCGTGACCTGCTGTTGAAGGCGAGCAAGGCACGGCTCCAACGGGTCGACATGCCCGACCTGCTCCGTCGGGCCCGCCAAGCCGGACTCGGCACCTCGTTTACCTACATCGTGGGCCTCGATCCACTCACCGAAATGCGAGCCGGTGTGGCCGCACTCGGCGAACACGTGACCGAGTTTCCCAACTTCCAGGTGTACCAGGCCCACAACTCGATCATGGCGGGTTTGCGGACGCCGGGCGCCGAACAGTTGGAGTTCTATCTACAAGCCAGGGCATCGATCGAACAGATTCTGGGTGGGCGTGGGTTGCGGCCGCAGGCGTGGGAGTGCTACCGGCCGTTGTGGTACTTCACCTTTGCTGGCGAACGACTGGTGAGAGTCTGAAGTGTCGGTGGATCTCGCCCATCTTGCGGATGCCCTTTGGCGGGCGCTCACGTACCTGTCGGTTGCGCAGCTTCACCTTCGGTCGAACGTGCTCGCTGTCGACCGCCTTGACGAGTCCGACGTTAAGCCGCGCCCGGCAGGTCATTGGGGCACAGTGCCCGGCACGGCTTGGGTGCTAGCGCATGCCGGCCTCGCCGCAGGCTGCGGCATCGGTGTGCAGTTAGTTCCAATTCTGGGCGCCGGCCATGCTGGTGTCGTCCAGCGCGCATTGGCCTGGATGACTGGCGACATCGCCAAAATGGATTCACGGTATCGGCGCGACGCTGATGGGCTGGCGGCGCTGGCTGCGGCGTTCCCGGACGGAGACGCGCTCGGCTCGGAGACTCATCCCGAGTTGCCGGCCGGTGCGTATATGGGCGGGTGGCTCGGAGGCGCGTTCGCCTTCGCCCAGGGCCTGGCGCTGGACCACCCGAACCGTGTCGTCGTGCCGATCATCGGTGACGGCGAATGCGAGACGCCGACTACGGCGGCGTCCTGGCTGGCACACCGCGCGCTATCCGACAGCAGGGTGCTACCGGTCGTCCATCTCAACGGCCATCGAATGGGCGGCCCGTCGCTGCTGGGTGGCATGAGCGACGAGGAGGTGAGCGCTTACGCACGCGGTCTGGGCTGGGAGCCGGTCGTCGTAGAAGTTGGGACAGGCGCCGGTTTGGTCGAGCATGCCGAGTTCCACCGGGTCCTCGTGGCCGGCGTCAAGGCAACCGCCAATGGAGCACAGCGTGTGGTATTCCTACGCTGCGTGAAGGGCTGGTCCGGCCCCATTGGGGAGCACAAAACACCGCTCACAAACCTCACTGGCGATCCCTGTCAGTTGGCGGCCCTGCGTGCCTGGCTGTCGTCCTACCGGCCCAGCGAACTGTTCGACGCCGACGCGCATCCCCTTGGTGCGCTCGCGTCCGCGCTGGATCTCATTGACGTTGGCAGCGTGGTACCGGACACCCCGCCGTTGCCTCCGTCAGCACCGGCAGCGGGCAGGGGTTTCACAACGGAGGTAACCGCGGTTCTGCGGGCGCACGCCGCAACCGGCCACCTCAAGGTCTTCAGCCCAGACGAACTGCGGTCGAACCGGCTCGGCGACCTGCAGGGCGAAGCTTGGACGCATGAGGTGCTTGCTGAGGAAGTGCTCCTCGGCTGGGCTGCCGGGTGGACGGCGGCAGGCCATCGCGGCCTGATTGTCTCGTACGAGGCATTCGCTCCGCTGTTGCTGACCGGATTGGTCGGGCAGCTCAAGCAACGGCGGCTCATCAAGCATGCCTTGCCGAGCATCAACCTGCTGTTGACCTCGTATGGCTGGCACAACGTGTACAGCCACGGAGACCCTTCCCTGATCACGGCGCTGTTAGGGACGGGCGACCCGGCCGTACGCGTTTTCACACCCGCCGACTCAGGCCGGGTCGCTGTCGCGCTCGATGAGGCGTTGCGGTCAACAGGGCGCGTCAACGTCATCGTCGCTGGCAAGCACACCACCATGACCCACTCTCGGGAGACGATCGATGAAGAGCGTCACTGCGGCTTGGCGGTCTGGCGCCACCTGAGCGACCCGGGCGAGCCAGACCTGACGCTAGTGTGCGCCGGCGATCTGGCCACGGCGGTGGTCACCGACGCCGTGGTGGGGATCCGCAGCTGCTCTGGCTGTCAGATCCGGGTAGTCAACGTCCACGACCTGACGGCGCTTGCAGAGCCGGACCTGCACCACTACTTCGGAACTCACGCCGCCGTCCTCATCGTGACGCTCGGGCACCCGGCCGCGATCTGGGGGCTGCTCGGCGGAAGGCTGAAACGCGACGTCGACGTAATCGGCTGGGCCGAGCCACCGATCCCCATGCCACAGGAGAGGTTGGCGGCGCACGCCGGGTTCGATGTCGCCGGCGTTACCTCGGCGGCCGAGGCACTGCTAGCCAAGCGGAAGAGCTGATGGTAGCCAGGATTGCCGGTGTTCGCGTCGTCACCACCGAAGCCGGGCTGGGTGAGGACGCCACGTTCGTTGCCCTTCACGCGGCCGGGGCGATCGGCTGGTACGGGCCGGTGACGACGGAGATTGGGCGGTACGTGGAGGCTGTCCTGGCGCTCCCAGTCCTCGGCGAGCCGGTGAACGACCACCAGAGACTCCATGCGGCCCTGTGTAGGGCGATCCGGGCAGACACCAGCGTGGTGGCATCGTGGGCCGTCGGCGCGGTGGATTGCGCCGCTTGGGACCTACATAGCCAACTTGCCCAAGTCCCTGTCGCTGACCTGCTTGCAGCGGCGCCGCAGCAGCGGGTGTCGCTCTACGCCTCATGGCTGAGCCTCGACGTAACAAATGGCATACCCGTCGCGGCCGTCGAGCGCGTCAACCGCGACGGATGGCAATTCACAAAATGGGGCCTGCGCAAGAATCCAGCAGCCGACGACCGCAAGGCGGAGGCCGTCCGGCTTGCCGTGGCGGTACGGGCGATGGAGGCAGCGCTCAGGCAGGAGGCTGCATTCGACGCCGTCTTCACCTGGGATCCCGAATTCGCCTGCCTGTTCCTCGATGAGCTGGACCCGGCTTCGGTGCGCTGGCTGGAGGACCCACTACCACAATGTGATCTCGACATGTATGGGGCATTGGCGATGAATATCCCGTTGGCCCTCGGTGAACGGCTCCTCGTGCATGCCGACGCTGCGACGATTCTCCGACTCAAGCTACAGGCGTTCACACTTGACGTAGTGGCGTGCGGCGGACTCACACGCGCGGTCGAGCTGGTGACCGCGGCGCAAACACTCGGCGTGCCGGTCTACCCGCACGGCCGCTCTTTTGTTCCGGCCGTTCACCTCGCCGCCGCCTATCCGAATGCGATCGCCGCAGTCGAGTATCGGTTGCAGTGGGAACCGGTACGGCAGCGAAGGTATGCACAGCCTTGGCTGCCCTCACACGGAGTAATCACCGTTCCCAAGTCTCCGGGCTTGGGCGCCATGCCAAGGAGCTGCTGATGCCCGAAACCATTCAGCGCCTGCCCATCACCGGGACCGTCGCAGCAGACTCGAACGGTACGTTGCTCGTGCTGTCCGAACGACTCGACGGACACGACACCTTCCTGACAGGCCAGCTCCAACTCCCCGACGCTCGGCCGGTACAGGTGCAGATCTTGAGCTTCGACGACGTCACCGTCCTGCGCCTGCCCGACCCATCGCACGCACCTCCCGCCGGACCGTGGGCCGGCATCTTGCACCTACCGCACGGATGGCGCACCCGGTCGATACCCGACGACCTGGCGACCGCAGTCCGTGCCGCGCGGCGTGACCTAACCGTCCTAGACGAGGCCGAGCGCCGCTACGCGCTCACATTCCTCGCCGAGGCAAGCACTCCGGCGATCCGGCAGGCCAGAATCGACGCGATTGTCACTGCCCTGCCAGCAGTGGATAGTGCCTCGTGAAACGGATACTGCTAAGCATCGATGTCGGGGGCACCCTTTGCCAGCTCGAAGGACCCACGGTGGCCACGATCTTGGTGAAGGCTTCGCCGCTCAGGCCCGCCGACGCGCGCTCGGTCATCCGCCAGCAGTTGTACACCCGAGCCTCGATCGATCCCGCAGTCATTGCGGAGGTCTGCGATGCGCTGCAGATCCCCGTGAGCGCCTTCCCGACACCCGCCAAGTCGCCCCCGGTGCAGCTCCTGCCAGGGGCAGGAGCGGCGCTGCGGACCATGAGTCGACATGCCACCATCGTCACGTTGTCGAATGCGAGCTGCCTGGAGGCCGATACTGACCGTTTGCGGACCCTGCTGTCTCCGTGGGTGACCGACTACTTCCCCTCCTGTCGGACCGGCTACTCCAAACCCGATTCAGCCGCTTTCCATTGCGTGGCCACCGCGTGCCAAAGCAGCCCGGCGAATATGGTGCACATCGGCGACGACTGGGATTGCGACGTCATCGGTGCCCGAAGTGCCGGGATTACCGTCATCTGGGTGTCGAACGGACGACCAGTACCCCAGCCCGAACGGCTCGACGACGTTGACCTACTCGTGGCCGCTGATCTCACCGCCGCCAGCCAGCACCTCACAGAACTCGCTACACGGAGATGATCATGAGTCTGTTTCATGGAACCGTCGGCTTCTACCGGCAGTACCGGCCCGGCATCCCGGCGACCGTGGCCGACGTGTTGGATGCCGCGGTCCCTACCGGTGCGCCGCGGCGCCTACTCGACGTAGGCACCGGCACCGGCCTCGTGGTCGAGGCTCTGCTTGGCCGTTTCGATGACATCATCGCCATCGACAACGATCCAGACATGCTCGCCGCTGCCGAAGACGCGCTCCGCCCGCAGCTAGCCGCCGACGCTCAGCTGCGGCTGCAGGAGGTCACGGCGGAGAAGTTCACGCCACCGGCAGGATGGCAGGCCGAACTGGTGACGATCTGCCGAGCGTTCCACTGGCTCGACCAGGCCGCGATCCTGACCCGATTGGACGCGCAGGTCAGCCCGGACGGCGCGGTCGCGATCTTCGGCGACAACAGTTTCTGGACCGCTACCAGCGACTGGAAGGCCGCAATCCGCGCGGTCATCCAGGACTTCCTCGGCGAGCAGCGTCGCGCTGGCGAACGCACGTTCCAGCATCACAACCGCCCGTACAGCGAGATCATGCGTGAGTCGCCGTTCAGCCAGGTCGAAGAGCACACTGTGCCCGTCAACCGGACCTGGACCGCCGACAGCATCCTCGGGTACCTGCACTCCACCTCGTTCGCCGCGCCACAACTGTTTGGCGACCGACTCGGCGAGTTCGACAGCGCTGTGCGTGCCACCCTTGCCCGATACAGCGACACCGACACCTTCGCCGAGGACAACGAGTTCCTCATCCGCGTCGGCCGGCGAGATCGGGCATGAACCGTTGGTACGGATCGCTCCCGGCGCCGGAGATAGCCACGTACCTGACCGAGCGATCGGTCCTGTGCCTGCCCATCGGCTCATATGAACAGCACGGCCCGCACCTGCCCCTGCACACCGACACCGTCATCGCCGCCCAGTTCACCAACCGGCTCATCGACCACTACGGCGACACACACGACCTCTGGGCGCTGCCGGCGCTGCCGTATGGCCTGTCCCTGGAACACTCCTGGGCCCTGGGCACTGTCTCCCTAAGGGTCGGCGTACTTACCACCCTGCTCAATGCCATTGTCGGCGAGTTCGCGCGGGCCACCCCGGCCCGCCGGCTTCTCATCGTCAACGGGCATGGCGGCAATCGCGGCATCCTCGAGGCAGTTAGCTACGAACTGCAGGCCACGCATCAGGTGCAGGTCTGCATCATCCACCCCAGTTCACTCTCGACCGCACATGCGACATCGGAACTGCCGGAGATCCACGCGGGCGTGGAAGAAACCAGCGTAATGCTGACCTTCGCCCCCAGCGATGTACACCTGGACCGACTACCGGAGACGTTCGTCGACGACCCAGCCCACCGCCACGAGATCCAGCGACTCGTCCTCGACCGTGGCACCACGTGGCCGTGGAGTTCGGGCGATGACCGCATCTCCAACTTCGGCATCATTGGCGGTGACCCGCGGCTGGCCTCCGCCGAACTGGGGGAAGCCATCATCGCGAGCGCCCTGGACGCATCCGATCAGGTTCTACAACATCTGTAGTCCGTCAATGATGGGAAACGACCATGCCCCTCACCGCTGACGACCTGTCCACCTTCACCAACAAGGGAGCGGTCGTCAAACGCAACTTCGTTCCGACGCAATTGATCGACCGTGCGACGGCGCTGGTAACCGACTGGTACCGCGCCGGCCTAGATCAACGCCGGCTCGCCGAGTTCACGCAGCGGACCTTCGCCCCGCACCTTGGTGACCATCGGGACCTGCTCGCGCTGTTTGCTCAGTCCGGTGTAGCCGGGCTCGCAGCCGAACTCCTCGGCGACGTGGCACCGGTCACCACTACGCAGATCCAGATCCGCGTTCCGGAACGCGACCTCGGCCAGGCACAACCCGAAAAGGCCATGCACGTGGACGGCGTCGCTTGCCCACACCTTGACCCCGCCGAACTGCGCACCTTCTCGCTTCTCGTGGGTGTCGTGCTTTCCGACGTCAGCGACCCGGCCGGTGGCGCCCTGCGTTACGTCATCGGCGGACACCTGCGGATGGCGGAGTGGTTCCGGACTCAATGGTCGCTGGGCGTCACCGCCCAAGTGCCCCCGCAGATCGATGCCGAGCGAGGTACCCCGCTACTCGGCGAGCCGGGTGATGTACTGCTGATGCACCACTTAGTCCCCCACGCCGTTGGCCGGAACCTGACCGCTGTACCGCGGATCATGGCCTATTTCCGCGTGTCCCACGTCAACCATGCTAGCCACCGTCTCGCCGCGCTTCGCGACCCGTGGCTGGACTTCCCGCCACTCGCCGAACGAGTGCGATAGCCGATCCCGACACCCATGGAGCATCTATTGGCGCGCACCTCAGGGTGGCGCCGAACTCTGCTGGCGCGAGCGTGCATTCGCCTCCGGTCGCGGCTCGGCATGTCCGGGGCCAGTACGCCTTTGCCCCGACTGGCAGGCGCGACGCCGTCCGGCAGAGCATTGGTGCAGGACAAAACAACATGCCACACCGAGGCCTGAAGGGCTGATGTCGTGAAATTGATCCGACCCGACGAACTCACGCTGGCGATTGAAGCACTCGAAGCTGGCGAACTTGTCATTGTCCCAACTCGGCGTTGGTACATGATCTGCGCCAACGCGCGCGACCACGACGCCTGCGCGCGCATCTACGCTGGCAAGGGCCGACCACGAGCGAAGTCGTTGGCCTACATACTGCCATCGCCCGTCGCAGCCGACGAACTGTTCATCATGACGCCGGCCGCGAACCAACTTGCCACGGCCTTCTGGCCCGGAGACTTGGCCATGATCCTCCGTTGGCGAGACTCGGAATGCGCTGAGCAGCACCAGCCCGTCGGCGTGCCTAACGCTCTCGTGACCCTCGACCCTGGCGTGCTCGGTCAACTTGCCGGACGAAGCCGCGTTCCCATCGCCGCCACGACGGCCAACCTTTCCGACCCGACTAAGACGTTAGGCCCAGCGATCACCGCAGCGGAGGTTGAAGGGTTTGTAGCGGAGTCCGAGCTCAGCGTCGCGTATTGCATCGACGGCGGCATCAGCCCACTGGGCAATCACCTAACTATCGTCGACTGCACCGAACCGCAGGCGAAGATCACGAGATCGGGAGTT
This genomic window contains:
- a CDS encoding enolase C-terminal domain-like protein — translated: MVARIAGVRVVTTEAGLGEDATFVALHAAGAIGWYGPVTTEIGRYVEAVLALPVLGEPVNDHQRLHAALCRAIRADTSVVASWAVGAVDCAAWDLHSQLAQVPVADLLAAAPQQRVSLYASWLSLDVTNGIPVAAVERVNRDGWQFTKWGLRKNPAADDRKAEAVRLAVAVRAMEAALRQEAAFDAVFTWDPEFACLFLDELDPASVRWLEDPLPQCDLDMYGALAMNIPLALGERLLVHADAATILRLKLQAFTLDVVACGGLTRAVELVTAAQTLGVPVYPHGRSFVPAVHLAAAYPNAIAAVEYRLQWEPVRQRRYAQPWLPSHGVITVPKSPGLGAMPRSC
- a CDS encoding YdeI/OmpD-associated family protein, which codes for MPETIQRLPITGTVAADSNGTLLVLSERLDGHDTFLTGQLQLPDARPVQVQILSFDDVTVLRLPDPSHAPPAGPWAGILHLPHGWRTRSIPDDLATAVRAARRDLTVLDEAERRYALTFLAEASTPAIRQARIDAIVTALPAVDSAS
- a CDS encoding HAD family hydrolase; its protein translation is MATILVKASPLRPADARSVIRQQLYTRASIDPAVIAEVCDALQIPVSAFPTPAKSPPVQLLPGAGAALRTMSRHATIVTLSNASCLEADTDRLRTLLSPWVTDYFPSCRTGYSKPDSAAFHCVATACQSSPANMVHIGDDWDCDVIGARSAGITVIWVSNGRPVPQPERLDDVDLLVAADLTAASQHLTELATRR
- a CDS encoding class I SAM-dependent methyltransferase; the protein is MIMSLFHGTVGFYRQYRPGIPATVADVLDAAVPTGAPRRLLDVGTGTGLVVEALLGRFDDIIAIDNDPDMLAAAEDALRPQLAADAQLRLQEVTAEKFTPPAGWQAELVTICRAFHWLDQAAILTRLDAQVSPDGAVAIFGDNSFWTATSDWKAAIRAVIQDFLGEQRRAGERTFQHHNRPYSEIMRESPFSQVEEHTVPVNRTWTADSILGYLHSTSFAAPQLFGDRLGEFDSAVRATLARYSDTDTFAEDNEFLIRVGRRDRA
- a CDS encoding creatininase family protein, giving the protein MNRWYGSLPAPEIATYLTERSVLCLPIGSYEQHGPHLPLHTDTVIAAQFTNRLIDHYGDTHDLWALPALPYGLSLEHSWALGTVSLRVGVLTTLLNAIVGEFARATPARRLLIVNGHGGNRGILEAVSYELQATHQVQVCIIHPSSLSTAHATSELPEIHAGVEETSVMLTFAPSDVHLDRLPETFVDDPAHRHEIQRLVLDRGTTWPWSSGDDRISNFGIIGGDPRLASAELGEAIIASALDASDQVLQHL
- a CDS encoding phytanoyl-CoA dioxygenase family protein — protein: MPLTADDLSTFTNKGAVVKRNFVPTQLIDRATALVTDWYRAGLDQRRLAEFTQRTFAPHLGDHRDLLALFAQSGVAGLAAELLGDVAPVTTTQIQIRVPERDLGQAQPEKAMHVDGVACPHLDPAELRTFSLLVGVVLSDVSDPAGGALRYVIGGHLRMAEWFRTQWSLGVTAQVPPQIDAERGTPLLGEPGDVLLMHHLVPHAVGRNLTAVPRIMAYFRVSHVNHASHRLAALRDPWLDFPPLAERVR
- a CDS encoding L-threonylcarbamoyladenylate synthase, whose amino-acid sequence is MKLIRPDELTLAIEALEAGELVIVPTRRWYMICANARDHDACARIYAGKGRPRAKSLAYILPSPVAADELFIMTPAANQLATAFWPGDLAMILRWRDSECAEQHQPVGVPNALVTLDPGVLGQLAGRSRVPIAATTANLSDPTKTLGPAITAAEVEGFVAESELSVAYCIDGGISPLGNHLTIVDCTEPQAKITRSGVVHDRAVNAAIAAVT